In Quercus robur chromosome 10, dhQueRobu3.1, whole genome shotgun sequence, a genomic segment contains:
- the LOC126703820 gene encoding agamous-like MADS-box protein AGL103, translating into MEGEQEQYESQNSLNMETEQEPHEPQNNQRAREISYKKRNPTVMRKANELSQLCNISVCVISYGPDGNVNTWPESREDVVEILNNYKNHSGIHKKWPFSIRENNNINKEGEGEEDVDEESEEHEERNKVEEFGNELKKWKNWLREENEEASLKRGFNMLKSNLCAMKNRLKLLQNRKRKRSNDHNNNNTTDTPNDDSNSFEVGSGSSCTSTTRARIVHDFDLNEEICVDNSGDNDEHQNVGSMDVSTPLEVEPISMWPMITP; encoded by the coding sequence ATGGAGGGTGAGCAAGAACAATATGAATCACAAAACTCTCTCAATATGGAGACTGAGCAAGAACCACACGaaccacaaaacaatcaaaGAGCCAGAGAAATATCATACAAGAAGAGAAACCCAACTGTGATGAGAAAAGCCAATGAACTTTCTCAATTGTGCAACATCTCAGTTTGTGTGATTTCTTATGGGCCTGATGGGAATGTCAACACGTGGCCTGAAAGTCGAGAAGATGTGGTAGAAATACTCAACAATTACAAAAACCACAGTGGAATACATAAAAAATGGCCTTTCAGTATCAGggaaaacaataatattaataaagaaggagaaggagaagaagatgttgATGAAGAATCCGAAGAACATGAGGAAAGGAACAAGGTAGAAGAATTTGGTAATGAATTGAAAAAGTGGAAGAATTGGCTTCGCGAAGAAAATGAAGAGGCCTCACTGAAGAGAGGTTTTAATATGTTGAAATCTAACCTTTGTGCTATGAAAAACAGGTTGAAATTACTTCAGAATAGGAAGAGGAAGCGAAGCAATGatcataataataacaatactACGGACACACCCAATGATGACAGTAATAGTTTTGAGGTGGGAAGTGGTAGTAGTTGTACAAGTACAACTAGAGCTAGAATTGTtcatgattttgatttgaatgAAGAGATTTGTGTTGATAATAGTGGTGATAACGATGAGCATCAGAATGTTGGTTCAATGGACGTGAGTACACCTCTAGAAGTTGAGCCCATCTCGATGTGGCCAATGATCACGCCATAG